In Dermacentor variabilis isolate Ectoservices chromosome 7, ASM5094787v1, whole genome shotgun sequence, a genomic segment contains:
- the LOC142588356 gene encoding ribonuclease Oy-like → MALTRRTLVTVVLLVVLASMAAQSWAQNAQRAPSPARPAHSGGPSSNTRSHSPTRGGSGAADARTDRRRRPDRPRTPAGSPNATYDYFILSQQWSPGICAAEPQCVSTSKKNYWTIHGLWPAGDNTSPSFCIDEQFNGRVLDPIKRDLNKYWPSLTSAEARYFTFWRHQWQKHGTCAGDVPALNGLFNFFNSTLAVYKKYNIFQFLSNSLIRPSVVRTYSAAEIRNALSDDIREKVNIVCSQRVPNRDAPVLTEIRFCLNKNLETVNCQGRNGGCGRRNYYLPARP, encoded by the exons ATGGCGTTGACACGCCGAACCCTGGTTACGGTGGTGCTGCTGGTCGTCCTCGCCTCGATGGCCGCACAGAG CTGGGCGCAGAACGCTCAGCGAGCTCCCAGCCCAGCGAGGCCCGCGCACAGCGGAGGTCCGTCGTCCAACACCCGGTCGCATTCGCCGACTCGCGGTGGCTCTGGCGCTGCCGACGCCCGGACGGACCGCCGGAGGCGGCCCGACCGACCACGCACTCCGGCCGGTTCGCCCAACGCCACTTACGACTACTTCATCCTCAGTCAGCAGTGGAGCCCCGGAATATGTGCCGCTGAACCACAA TGCGTCTCAACCAGCAAGAAAAACTACTGGACCATCCACGGCCTTTG GCCTGCTGGTGACAACACTTCGCCAAGCTTCTGCATAGACGAACAGTTCAACGGCCGTGTCCTCGAC CCCATTAAGAGGGACCTCAACAAGTACTGGCCTTCACTGACGAGTGCCGAAGCACGATACTTCACTTTTTG gCGCCACCAGTGGCAGAAGCACGGCACCTGCGCCGGCGACGTTCCCGCACTGAACGGCCTCTTCAACTTCTTCAACTCCACGCTCGCTGTCTACAAAAAGTACAACATATTCCA ATTTCTCTCGAACAGCCTTATTAGGCCCAGCGTCGTCAGAACGTACTCG GCCGCAGAAATCCGTAACGCCCTCTCAGACGACATTCGAGAGAAGGTCAACATCGTCTGCAGCCAAAGAGTTCCG aataGGGACGCGCCTGTTCTGACCGAGATTCGCTTCTGCCTCAACAAGAATCTGGAGACGGTCAACTGCCAAGGAAGGAACGGCGGCTGCGGACGTCGGAACTACTACCTGCCGGCGCGGCCGTAG